The proteins below are encoded in one region of Hordeum vulgare subsp. vulgare chromosome 3H, MorexV3_pseudomolecules_assembly, whole genome shotgun sequence:
- the LOC123445243 gene encoding exocyst complex component EXO70B1-like: MAAAPPDGQEKVIAAAQQIVKSLANSKNAADDMIRILSGFDNRFSLMSDLFPAAGAPDAAAGSELPEGDEEEVEYGRERGPGYGGDDDDLEDERDAAVEDALRLIEQWDSPAAGDRLVFESPEDAEEYLAAAACLMGEAGPRVEAALQVAMARLEEEFRQLLIRGTASLAADDLHASLLRRLSLTVPTFHSASSVDLECPSFASQPDEGDEAASAAGRWSSVSDGEISPYLISPDTVSTLKDIADVMLRAGYGPELCQVYSEVRRDTLMECLAVLGVDKMSLEEVQRVEWGVLDGKMKKWIQALRVVVQGLLAEERRICGQILAADADAEEECFTEAAKGCVLQLLNFGDAIAIGKRSSEKLFRILGMYEALAELLPELEALFSGDARDFIKEEGEGILVRLGDAVRGTVAEFANAIRGETSRRSLPGGEIHPLTRYVMNYVRLLADYSRWLNHLLDGCETELENGGDNADMTPLGHCLLILITHLLDKIEDKAKLYDDEALQNIFLMNNLWYVVQKIKDSELKTLLGDNWIRKRRGQIRRYSTGYLRSSWTRVLACLRDDGLPHATGSSSALKAALKERFKSFNLAYEELYRTQTAWRVVDPQLREELKISISEKVLPAYRSFVGRFRGQLEGGRNFAKYIKYNPEDVENQVSDFFEGKKLNA, translated from the coding sequence ATGGCGGCGGCGCCGCCCGACGGGCAGGAGAAGGTGATCGCGGCGGCGCAGCAGATCGTCAAGTCGCTCGCCAACTCCAAGAACGCCGCGGACGACATGATCCGCATCCTCTCCGGCTTCGACAACCGCTTCTCCCTCATGTCCGACCTCTTCCCGGCCGCCGGCGCCCCCGACGCCGCGGCCGGCTCCGAGCTCCCCGAGggggacgaggaggaggtggagtacGGGCGGGAGCGGGGCCCCGgctacggcggcgacgacgacgacctgGAGGACGAGAGGGACGCGGCGGTGGAGGACGCGCTGCGGCTCATCGAGCAGTGGGACTCCCCCGCGGCCGGGGACCGGCTGGTGTTCGAGTCGCCCGAGGACGCCGAGGAGTACCTCGCCGCGGCCGCCTGCCTCATGGGCGAGGCCGGCCCGCGCGTCGAGGCCGCGCTGCAGGTCGCCATGGCGCGCCTCGAGGAGGAGTTCCGCCAGCTGCTCATCCGCGGGACCGCGTCGCTCGCCGCCGACGACCTGCACGcgtccctcctccgccgcctctcgCTCACGGTGCCCACCTTCCACTCCGCCTCCTCCGTCGACCTGGAGTGCCCCTCCTTCGCCAGCCAGCCCGACGAGGGGGACGAGGCCGCTTCCGCCGCGGGCAGGTGGAGCTCCGTCTCCGACGGCGAGATCTCGCCCTACCTCATTTCCCCCGACACCGTCAGCACCCTCAAGGACATCGCGGACGTCATGCTGCGCGCCGGCTATGGGCCGGAGCTCTGTCAGGTTTACAGCGAGGTGCGCCGGGACACGCTCATGGAGTGCCTCGCCGTGCTTGGGGTCGACAAGATGAGCCTGGAGGAGGTGCAGCGTGTGGAGTGGGGCGTCCTAGATGGCAAGATGAAGAAGTGGATCCAGGCTCTCAGGGTCGTCGTccagggccttctcgccgaggaGCGCCGCATTTGTGGCCAGATCCTCGCGGCCGACGCAGATGCTGAGGAGGAGTGCTTCACTGAGGCAGCCAAGGGGTGTGTCTTGCAGCTGCTCAACTTCGGTGATGCCATTGCCATTGGGAAGAGATCGTCCGAGAAGCTGTTCCGCATTCTTGGAATGTATGAGGCACTAGCTGAGTTACTGCCAGAGCTCGAGGCCTTGTTCTCAGGTGACGCAAGGGATTTCatcaaggaagagggagaggggatACTCGTGAGGCTAGGTGATGCGGTGCGTGGCACGGTTGCTGAGTTTGCCAATGCGATACGGGGGGAGACTTCCCGCAGATCACTTCCAGGCGGCGAGATCCACCCGCTTACGCGTTATGTCATGAATTATGTGCGACTGCTTGCAGATTACAGCCGCTGGCTGAATCATCTTCTTGATGGTTGCGAGACTGAGCTGGAAAATGGGGGTGACAATGCGGATATGACTCCACTCGGACACTGTCTGCTGATACTGATCACACATCTATTGGACAAGATTGAGGATAAAGCGAAGCTGTATGATGATGAGGCACTGcagaacatatttctgatgaaCAATCTGTGGTATGTTGTCCAGAAGATCAAAGATTCAGAGCTTAAGACTTTGCTTGGGGATAACTGGATCCGTAAGCGCCGCGGTCAGATAAGGAGGTACTCTACAGGGTACCTCCGATCCTCGTGGACCAGGGTATTAGCTTGCCTGAGGGATGATGGGTTGCCACATGCAACAGGTTCATCGAGTGCACTCAAGGCTGCACTGAAGGAAAGGTTCAAGAGCTTCAACTTGGCTTACGAGGAGTTATACAGGACACAGACAGCATGGAGGGTTGTGGATCCTCAGTTAAGAGAGGAGTTGAAGATTTCCATCTCAGAGAAGGTCCTTCCAGCATACCGTTCGTTTGTTGGAAGGTtccgagggcagctggaggggggAAGGAATTTTGCAAAGTATATAAAATACAACCCTGAAGATGTGGAGAACCAGGTCTCAGATTTCTTTGAAGGGAAAAAATTGAATGCTTGA
- the LOC123445244 gene encoding SNF1-related protein kinase regulatory subunit gamma-1-like, with the protein MQARREIRTKPERREEEEEDAAVAVPETPLSARWSPEAEIGMRVEDIWDSLDQPQLSRGDKLNSCFDAIPVSSFPQTFGSQLVDIPSDATLAEAVDILSRNRINGAPVRNVEAPEDASWIDRYIGIVEFAGIAVWLLHQSEASASAAALGADELAAKLGTVTLDAGSGGARELKPAAASEAEGAVAEAFGSLPSSELFMKTKVKDISGSFRWAPFLALQSSDTFLTMLLLLSKYRMKSLPVVDIGEGTISNIVTQAAVVHMLSECVGLSWFEDWGTKTLAELGLPIMKTSRLVKVREDEPALKAFRQMRRRGVGGIPVVDGAGKPVGSIMIKDVKHLLTASDSESNKDYRTLTAREFIASARQSSGEKQMSIITCTREDNMKEIILKLDAEKRQRIYVVNEDGNLDGLITLRDIIAKLVYEPPGYFGDFFNGVIPMPQNSRV; encoded by the exons ATGCAGGCGAGGCGGGAGATCCGGACGAAGCCGgagcggcgggaggaggaggaggaggatgcggcGGTGGCGGTGCCGGAGacgccgctgagcgcgcggtggAGCCCGGAGGCGGAGATCGGGATGCGGGTGGAGGACATCTGGGACAGCCTTGACCAGCCGCAGCTGAGCCGTGGCGACAAGCTCAACAGCTGCTTCGACGCCATCCCGGTGTCGTCCTTCCCGCAGACCTTCGGGTCGCAGCTGGTGGACATCCCCTCCGACGCCACGCTGGCCGAGGCCGTCGACATCCTCTCCCGGAACCGCATCAACGGGGCGCCCGTGCGCAACGTGGAGGCGCCCGAGGACGCCAGCTGGATCGACCGCTACATCGGCATCGTGGAGTTCGCCGGGATCGCCGTCTGGCTGCTGCACCAGTCGGAGGCCTCGGCCTCGGCCGCGGCGCTCGGCGCCGACGAGCTGGCCGCCAAGCTCGGCACGGTGACCCTCGACGCGGGAAGCGGCGGCGCGAGGGAGCTGAAGCCGGCCGCGGCGTCGGAGGCGGAGGGCGCGGTGGCGGAGGCGTTCGGGTCGCTGCCGTCGTCGGAGCTGTTCATGAAGACCAAGGTGAAGGACATCTCCGGGTCGTTCCGGTGGGCGCCGTTCCTGGCGCTGCAGAGCTCGGACACGTTCCTCaccatgctgctgctgctgtccaAGTACCGGATGAAGAGCCTCCCCGTGGTGGACATCGGCGAGGGCACCATCAGCAACATCGTGACGCAGGCGGCGGTGGTGCACATGCTGTCCGAGTGCGTGGGGCTGAGCTGGTTCGAGGACTGGGGCACCAAGAcgctggccgagctgggcctccCCATCATGAAGACGAGCCGGCTGGTGAAGGTCCGCGAGGACGAGCCGGCGCTCAAGGCCTTCCGGCAGATGAGGAGACGCGGCGTGGGCGGCATCCCCGTGGTGGACGGCGCCGGCAAGCCCGTCGGCAGCATCATGATCAAGGACGTCAAGCACCTCCTCACGGCCTCGGACTCGGAGTCCAACAAAGACTACAG gACGCTGACGGCGAGGGAGTTCATCGCGAGCGCGCGGCAGAGCTCGGGGGAGAAGCAGATGAGCATCATCACGTGCACGAGGGAGGACAACATGAAGGAGATCATCCTGAAGCTGGACGCGGAGAAGAGGCAGAGGATCTACGTGGTGAACGAGGACGGCAACCTGGACGGCCTCATCACGCTCAGGGACATCATCGCCAAGCTCGTCTACGAGCCGCCGGGATACTTCGGGGACTTCTTCAACGGCGTCATCCCCATGCCGCAGAACAGCAGGGTCTGA